In Borreliella spielmanii, the following proteins share a genomic window:
- a CDS encoding complement regulator-acquiring protein → MKKIILLINIFLFISCQADVLKKNKIIKSHNDKKQSRKEHVQGEKDRLIFLINSLVEFNNKAIDNSFEKFKSEPSNQYNLPFKNISWSVLKKTLADDVEQSKMARRCLYAVLDYNESELQELGLILNSNVSSIKNIANKIMQNVGIEFQFRFEAIMRLLLAKKNNLILLDIPNLKRLKTCLEDFLALRTTFRGCVKQLLNDYSSNKEFIKSENNKLGDYLNKTFSNIILSINRDPINLEQEIRNIIVI, encoded by the coding sequence ATGAAAAAAATAATATTATTAATCAATATTTTTCTATTTATTTCATGCCAAGCTGATGTTTTAAAGAAAAATAAGATTATTAAGAGTCATAATGACAAAAAACAATCTAGGAAAGAACATGTGCAAGGAGAAAAGGATAGGCTTATATTTTTGATAAATAGTTTGGTAGAATTTAATAATAAAGCCATAGATAATTCTTTTGAAAAATTCAAAAGCGAGCCGTCTAATCAATATAATCTTCCTTTTAAAAATATTAGTTGGTCTGTGTTAAAAAAAACACTTGCTGATGATGTAGAACAATCTAAAATGGCTAGAAGATGTTTGTATGCAGTTTTAGATTACAATGAAAGTGAGTTGCAAGAATTAGGATTAATTTTAAATTCAAATGTATCTAGTATTAAGAATATCGCCAATAAAATAATGCAAAATGTAGGTATAGAATTTCAATTTAGATTTGAAGCAATAATGAGATTATTGCTTGCTAAAAAAAATAACTTAATATTATTAGATATTCCTAATCTTAAAAGGCTTAAAACTTGTCTCGAAGACTTTTTAGCCTTGAGAACAACTTTTAGGGGATGTGTTAAGCAATTATTAAATGATTATAGTAGCAATAAAGAATTCATAAAGTCTGAAAATAATAAATTGGGAGATTATTTAAATAAAACCTTTTCAAATATTATTTTAAGCATAAATAGAGATCCTATAAATCTAGAACAAGAAATTAGAAATATTATTGTTATTTAA